One window of Paenibacillus sp. FSL K6-3182 genomic DNA carries:
- a CDS encoding iron ABC transporter permease, which yields MNTYFITETERRRRKRAVLVMTVLSVLIILSVIISMNTGFIRLAPLDVFKTLLGSGTAKQELILFDFRLPRIVISILIGAGFAVSGCIIQGLSRNPLSDPGLLGINAGAGLAVILFISFYPTTEKGSIFLMPFLALIGASFTALLIFVLSYKRHRGLLPTRMILVGIAVAAGISAAMQLLILRLTPEKYQFFAVWMAGSIWGTNWKYVLALLPWLIVIFPIVQYKSKALNALNLGDQLAVGLGAQVNKERALLLAAAVGLAGSCVAVGGGIGFVGLIAPHLARRLVGPQHQVLLPASAFVGALLVIVADTLARWAFQPNEIPTGIVVAVIGAPYFLYLLSRSK from the coding sequence ATGAATACTTACTTTATTACCGAAACCGAACGGCGTAGAAGAAAACGCGCAGTCCTCGTAATGACCGTGCTTAGCGTACTTATTATTTTGTCTGTTATCATTAGTATGAACACTGGTTTTATTCGCTTAGCGCCGCTTGATGTATTTAAAACGTTATTGGGATCAGGAACAGCTAAGCAGGAGCTAATTCTATTTGATTTCCGCTTGCCGCGGATTGTCATCTCTATATTAATTGGCGCAGGTTTTGCAGTATCGGGCTGTATTATACAAGGATTATCGCGCAACCCGCTTTCTGATCCAGGGCTGCTGGGTATAAACGCGGGCGCAGGGCTTGCAGTTATATTGTTTATTTCTTTTTATCCGACAACGGAAAAGGGCTCTATTTTTTTGATGCCGTTTCTTGCATTAATCGGTGCATCATTTACCGCATTGCTTATTTTTGTACTTTCGTATAAGAGACATCGAGGGTTATTGCCAACTCGGATGATATTGGTAGGTATCGCTGTAGCGGCGGGTATTAGCGCAGCGATGCAGCTTTTGATTTTGCGTCTAACGCCAGAGAAATATCAGTTTTTTGCTGTATGGATGGCGGGGAGCATTTGGGGAACGAACTGGAAGTATGTGCTTGCACTGCTCCCATGGTTAATCGTTATTTTTCCAATCGTGCAATATAAGTCGAAAGCCTTGAATGCTTTAAATTTAGGCGATCAATTGGCAGTTGGACTTGGAGCTCAAGTGAACAAGGAGCGGGCATTGCTGCTTGCTGCAGCGGTGGGCCTGGCTGGTTCTTGCGTTGCTGTCGGCGGGGGCATCGGATTTGTCGGACTCATAGCGCCTCACTTGGCAAGAAGACTTGTCGGTCCGCAGCATCAGGTATTATTGCCAGCTTCAGCATTTGTAGGCGCGCTGCTCGTTATTGTGGCGGATACACTTGCCAGATGGGCATTCCAGCCAAACGAAATTCCAACAGGCATCGTTGTTGCTGTTATTGGAGCACCTTATTTCTTGTATTTATTGTCCAGATCGAAATAG